One genomic segment of Myripristis murdjan chromosome 20, fMyrMur1.1, whole genome shotgun sequence includes these proteins:
- the LOC115379225 gene encoding chymotrypsin-like elastase family member 2A yields MIRLVALLSCIGLICAEAPLNYKVHNERVIGGHNAEPNAWRWQVSLQHNPYDDGLFYHICGGTIIDSFHIMTAAHCILSMDASLYRVVVGEHNLSKYEGSEQFIHVREIIVHPDWTGDLGKGNDIAMLRLIDPVYDNGFVELANLPYPDQMLPHNFYCYITGWGLMGTGAIPDILQVAPIAVVEHSVCSQPQWWGSIALRSMICAGGDGYTSGCQGDSGGPLNCFADGVWRVHGVVSYGPSGDCNQVSKPTVFTRVSSFLDWIYSVSLLLCL; encoded by the exons ATGATTCGGCTTGTGGCTCTCTTATCTTGCATTG GCTTAATTTGTGCTGAGGCACCCCTCAACTATAAAGTCCACAATGAAAGAGTGATAGGAGGCCATAATGCTGAACCCAACGCCTGGAGATGGCAG GTCTCTCTCCAGCACAACCCATACGATGACGGTTTGTTCTACCACATCTGTGGAGGCACCATCATTGATAGTTTCCACATTATGACTGCAGCCCACTGTATCCTGAG CATGGATGCCAGTCTGTACCGTGTGGTGGTGGGTGAGCATAACCTCAGCAAGTATGAAGGCAGTGAACAGTTCATCCACGTGAGAGAGATTATTGTTCATCCTGACTGGACTGGAGACCTTGGCAAAGG aAACGATATTGCTATGCTGAGACTGATTGATCCCGTGTATGACAACGGCTTTGTGGAGCTCGCCAACCTGCCCTACCCTGACCAGATGCTGCCTCACAACTTCTACTGTTACATCACCGGCTGGGGGCTCATGGGCA CTGGAGCCATTCCTGACATCCTACAGGTGGCGCCGATTGCTGTGGTGGAGCACTCTGTCTGCTCCCAGCCTCAGTGGTGGGGCAGCATTGCTCTGAGGAGCATGATTTGTGCCGGAGGGGATGGATACACATCAGGCTGCCAG GGCGACTCTGGAGGTCCCCTGAACTGCTTCGCTGATGGAGTCTGGAGGGTGCATGGTGTGGTCAGCTACGGTCCATCTGGCGACTGCAACCAGGTTTCTAAACCCACCGTCTTCACCAGAGTGTCTTCATTCTTAGACTGGATTTACTCGGTAAGTCTCCTGTTATGTTTGTGA
- the csrnp1b gene encoding cysteine/serine-rich nuclear protein 1b: MSGLLKRKFEEVDEDPCYLSPSPSSLSSSAYSGWDSEGESCYSDTLDSTPSNPSSPATNFNTTSILKKSKRARRGNVTFDQVTVFFFPRCQGFTSVPSRGGCTLGMVQRHSALRTYTLAEFAVEQRLLRREKLLNRLREEKLEALKLKLTKNGTQECEEAERLTVDDIPEEDIDLSGANLDEGSFLHPYASKRRHALLKAAGVKKIDKEEKRQLHELRISRENCGCDCQGFCEPETCSCSLAGIKCQMDHSSFPCGCTKDGCGNTEGRIEFNSTRVQTHYIHTIMKLELEKRLEEHSSTEEENRTEASQAQTAQCSHPHGALGLPSQAEHPTIPAGPSFPFSSELATAGENSCSSDMTDLSDYSGQSEDSEAGESLCEERTQLDVDERGLSRILSFSDTDDCSQSSRGNGDKNNVNKDTCCPEQRQEQQQPSAAAIGSFSMVDFPDENDNIDAALLDSVDDHTDNRAMAISELLDENANQGNALFHSSSVPHTPSPSIDRSASYNMDLSLSSESDLEFFDGFPCLGPSSLYNSLKEYEHMDNFFQFQLPSYPSLPQASDPGTCLLESLIGLSESVPEPPAAFTDNQLLEEAMKLSVMESVKV; the protein is encoded by the exons ATGAGTGGGCTTCTCAAGAGGAAGTTTGAGGAGGTGGACGAGGACCCATGCTACTTGtcaccctcaccctcctccctctcctcctcggcCTACTCAGGCTGGGACTCGGAGGGTGAGAGCTGCTATTCTGACACCCTGGATTCCACTCCCAGCAATCCCAGCTCCCCAGCCACAAATTTCAACA CCACATCCATCCTGAAGAAATCTAAGAGGGCACGGCGGGGCAATGTGACCTTTGACCAGGTGACAGTGTTCTTCTTCCCGCGATGCCAGGGCTTTACCAGCGTTCCCAGCCGAGGAGGCTGCACCCTGGGCATGGTGCAGCGTCACAGTGCACTCCGCACCTATACCTTGGCTGAGTTTGCAGTGGAGCAGCGGCTCTTGCGCCGGGAAAAACTTCTCAACAGACTCAGGGAAGAGAAGTTGGAAGCTCTCAAACTGAAG CTGACTAAGAATGGAACCCAGGAGTGTGAGGAGGCAGAGCGGCTGACAGTGGATGACATCCCTGAAGAGGACATTGACCTCAGTGGGGCCAACCTGGACGAGGGCTCCTTCCTACACCCGTACGCCTCTAAGCGGCGTCATGCACTGCTCAAAGCAGCTGGTGTGAAGAAGATCgacaaggaggagaagaggcagCTGCACGAGCTGAGGATCTCCAGGGAGAACTGTGGTTGTGACTGCCAAGGTTTCTGTGAGCCAGAGACCTGTAGCTGCAGTTTGGCTGGCATCAAATGTCAG ATGGACCACTCCTCTTTCCCATGTGGCTGTACCAAGGATGGCTGTGGGAACACCGAGGGTCGCATTGAGTTCAACTCCACCAGGGTACAGACACATTACATCCACACCATCATGAAGCTGGAGCTGGAGAAACGGTTGGAGGAGCACTCgagcacagaggaagagaacagGACTGAGGCCAGCCAAGCCCAGACAGCCCAGTGTAGTCACCCCCATGGGGCACTGGGGTTACCTTCCCAGGCAGAGCACCCCACCATACCTGCGGGACCATCCTTCCCCTTTAGCTCAGAGCTGGCTACAGCCGGAGAGAACAGTTGTAGCAGTGACATGACGGACTTGTCAGACTACTCAGGTCAGAGTGAGGACTCTGAGGCAGGGGAGAGCCTGTGTGAGGAGCGCACCCAGCTGGATGTGGATGAGAGAGGCCTGAGCCGCATCCTCAGCTTCAGTGACACAGACGACTGCTCACAAAGTAGCAGGGGGAATGGGGACAAGAACAATGTCAATAAAGACACCTGCTGCCCAGAGCAACggcaagagcagcagcagccatcaGCGGCAGCAATTGGTAGCTTTAGCATGGTGGACTTCCCTGATGAGAACGACAACATAGACGCTGCACTGTTAGACTCTGTAGATGATCACACAGACAATCGAGCCATGGCCATCTCAGAACTTTTGGATGAGAATGCCAACCAGGGTAATGCTCTGTTCCATAGCAGTAGTGtgccacacacaccctccccctccATTGATCGCTCAGCGAGCTATAACATGGATCTGAGCCTCTCCTCAGAGTCAGACCTGGAGTTCTTTGATGGTTTCCCCTGCCTGGGGCCCAGCTCACTCTACAACTCCCTCAAGGAGTACGAACACATGGACAACttctttcagtttcagttgCCTAGTTATCCCAGCCTCCCTCAGGCTAGTGACCCCGGGACCTGCCTTCTGGAGTCTCTGATTGGCCTCTCAGAATCCGTCCCAGAACCCCCTGCCGCTTTTACAGACAATCAGCTGTTGGAGGAAGCCATGAAATTGTCTGTGATGGAGTCTGTGAAAGTTTAA